In bacterium YEK0313, one genomic interval encodes:
- the ybhN gene encoding Inner membrane protein YbhN, with protein MFQTLVTFVRDRIGFKRVVLAVSLAMLAVAVYVLFHKLKNINWSKVLTAITEIGPSTLIVAGLFTAAAYLTLTVYDYFATRTIGRDDIPYPACAIGSFTSYSIAHNLGATVFTAAVVRYLVYSRYKITAPDVVKICFIAGLTFWLGNATVLGLGFVLEPEVVTPVVQGFGIGGSTVQMVGFGILAALAGWLIFVSQPRQFGRGAWVIKLPNAKLTALQMVIGIVDLSCCAAILYVLLMAMPHAPEASFQAVAVIFCASMLLGFATHAPGAAGAFEATLLIALPPLGFRPESVVAAFILFRLYYFIAPFLLALTLLAVRELTSGNRSLDHLKESMAAIRAAEASQEAAKHAPKPGPAE; from the coding sequence TTGTTTCAGACCCTCGTGACTTTCGTCCGCGACCGCATCGGCTTCAAACGCGTCGTGCTTGCCGTGTCCCTGGCGATGCTCGCCGTGGCCGTCTACGTGCTGTTTCACAAGCTGAAGAACATCAACTGGTCGAAGGTTCTGACGGCCATCACCGAGATCGGCCCGAGCACGCTGATCGTCGCCGGCCTGTTCACGGCGGCCGCCTATCTGACGCTGACGGTCTACGACTATTTCGCCACCCGCACGATCGGGCGCGACGACATCCCCTATCCGGCCTGCGCCATCGGCTCCTTCACCAGCTATTCGATCGCCCACAATCTCGGCGCCACCGTCTTCACCGCCGCCGTGGTGCGCTACCTCGTCTATTCCCGCTACAAGATCACAGCGCCCGACGTCGTGAAGATCTGCTTCATTGCCGGCCTCACCTTCTGGCTCGGCAACGCCACGGTGCTCGGGCTCGGCTTCGTGCTGGAGCCGGAAGTGGTGACGCCGGTCGTGCAGGGCTTCGGCATTGGCGGCAGCACCGTCCAGATGGTCGGCTTCGGGATCCTCGCCGCGCTCGCCGGCTGGCTCATCTTCGTCAGCCAGCCGCGCCAGTTCGGCCGCGGCGCCTGGGTGATCAAGCTGCCCAATGCCAAGCTGACCGCCCTGCAGATGGTCATCGGCATTGTCGACCTGTCCTGCTGCGCCGCCATTCTCTATGTCCTGCTGATGGCCATGCCGCACGCGCCGGAAGCGAGCTTCCAGGCCGTGGCGGTCATCTTCTGCGCCTCGATGCTGCTCGGTTTCGCCACCCACGCCCCCGGCGCGGCCGGAGCCTTCGAAGCCACGCTGCTGATCGCCCTGCCGCCGCTCGGTTTCCGGCCGGAATCCGTCGTTGCGGCCTTCATCCTGTTCCGTCTCTACTATTTCATCGCGCCCTTCCTGCTGGCCCTGACGCTGCTTGCCGTGCGCGAGCTGACCAGCGGCAACCGCTCGCTCGATCATTTGAAGGAAAGCATGGCGGCGATCCGGGCGGCCGAAGCGAGCCAGGAAGCGGCCAAGCACGCGCCGAAGCCGGGGCCGGCCGAATAG
- a CDS encoding NADPH-dependent FMN reductase yields MPRILVFAGSIRSGSFNARLAALAAAELARLDAEVTHISLADYPMPIYDGDLEAGSGQPDNALKLKRLFCAHQGIFIAGPEYNAGVTPLLKNTIDWVSRVREAGEPPLAAYRNRVFALGSASPGGYAGMRSQIATRQSLELGCGAHMIPETCAVPAAHQAFDEAGNLKDERARASLIACCRSLVEKAKAYS; encoded by the coding sequence ATGCCCCGTATCCTGGTCTTTGCCGGATCGATCCGCTCCGGCTCGTTCAATGCGCGACTGGCCGCCCTCGCCGCCGCCGAGCTCGCGCGGCTCGATGCCGAGGTCACGCATATCTCGCTCGCCGACTATCCGATGCCAATCTATGACGGCGACCTGGAGGCCGGTTCCGGCCAGCCGGACAATGCGCTGAAGCTGAAGCGCCTGTTCTGCGCCCATCAGGGCATTTTCATCGCCGGCCCGGAATACAATGCCGGCGTCACCCCGCTCCTGAAGAACACCATCGACTGGGTGAGCCGCGTGCGCGAGGCCGGCGAGCCGCCGCTGGCGGCCTACCGCAACCGCGTTTTCGCGCTTGGTTCGGCCTCGCCCGGCGGCTATGCGGGCATGCGCTCGCAGATCGCCACCCGTCAGTCGCTGGAGCTCGGCTGCGGCGCCCACATGATCCCGGAAACCTGCGCGGTGCCCGCCGCGCACCAGGCCTTCGACGAGGCCGGCAACCTGAAGGACGAGCGCGCCCGCGCGAGCCTGATCGCCTGCTGCAGGTCGTTGGTCGAGAAAGCGAAGGCCTATTCATGA